A window of the Gossypium arboreum isolate Shixiya-1 chromosome 2, ASM2569848v2, whole genome shotgun sequence genome harbors these coding sequences:
- the LOC108466086 gene encoding protein ESMERALDA 1-like isoform X2, whose product MHAKNRVPNSGQSTPSPPASPLRSPRYRPGRKSGRCSPFQPGRTIAHRFSCLLLSVLLRRQRIFLFAPLIYISGMLLYMGTASVDVIPVVKHRPSPGSVYRSPQVYKKLKIYMNADNSSADAISTVWKNSYKGGQWRPCVNKSYEGLPESNGYIYVEANGGLNQQRTSICNAVAVAGYLNATLLIPNFHFHSIWRDPSKFKDIYDEEYFISTLKNDVRVVDKIPEYIMERFDHNLTNVYNFRIKAWSSIRYYRDVVLPKLLEEKVIRISPFANRLSFDAPPAVQRLRCLANYEALRFSSPILSLGETLVARMKERSANSGGKYLSVHLRFEEDMVAFSCCVFDGGELEKEDMKKARERGWKGKFTKPGRVIRPGAIRINGKCPLTPLEVGLMLRGMGFDNNTYIFLASGKIYNSEKTMAPLLEMFPNLQTKEMLASEEELVPYKRFSSRMAAIDYTVCLHSEVFLTTQGGNFPHFLMGHRRYLYGGHSKTIRPDKRRWRTFKRQMLNMRSHSDTKGFELKRPNDSIYTFPCPDCMCRTNKSEAARSSSAT is encoded by the exons ATGCACGCCAAAAATAGGGTTCCTAATAGCGGCCAAAGCACCCCATCACCACCGGCATCACCACTACGGTCACCGAGGTACCGCCCCGGGAGGAAGTCGGGTAGGTGCAGCCCCTTCCAACCGGGGCGGACCATTGCCCATCGCTTCTCTTGCTTACTTCTCTCTGTTCTTCTTCGTCGACAACGGATTTTCCTCTTTGCTCCTCTCATTTATATCTCCGGGATGCTTCTTTACATGGGCACCGCTTCCGTTGATGTCATTCCTGTTGTTAAACACCGACCCTCACCCGGCTCCGTTTACCGGAGTCCCCAGGTTTACAAGAAacttaaaatttatatgaatGCCGATAATTCCTCTGCTGACGCG ATTTCGACTGTATGGAAAAATTCCTATAAAGGGGGGCAGTGGAGACCTTGTGTAAACAAGTCTTATGAAG GTTTACCTGAATCAAATGGTTACATCTATGTTGAGGCAAATGGGGGCTTAAATCAACAGAGGACGTCG ATCTGCAATGCAGTTGCTGTGGCAGGCTATCTTAATGCAACTCTTCTAATCCCTAATTTCCATTTTCATAGCATATGGCGAGATCCCAG CAAATTCAAAGACATCTATGATGAAGAGTATTTCATCAGTACCTTAAAGAACGATGTACGAGTTGTTGATAAGATTCCTGAGTACATAATGGAACGATTTGACCATAATTTGACCAATGTTTACAACTTCAGAATTAAAGCATGGTCATCCATTAGGTATTACAGGGATGTGGTCCTGCCCAAGCTGCTTGAAGAAAA GGTTATAAGGATTTCTCCTTTTGCAAACCGCTTATCATTTGATGCTCCTCCTGCTGTCCAAAGACTCAGATGCTTGGCAAATTATGAAGCTTTACGGTTTTCAAGTCCAATACTAAGCCTTGGAGAAACTTTGGTTGCTAGAATGAAAGAGCGCAGTGCAAACAGTGGTGGAAAGTATCTTTCTGTTCATCTTCGGTTTGAGGAG GATATGGTAGCTTTCTCTTGTTGTGTATTTGATGGTGGGGAACTAGAAAAGGAAGACATGAAAAAAGCGAGGGAAAGAGGCTGGaaaggaaaatttacaaaacctgGTCGAGTTATACGCCCTGGAGCAATCAGGATTAATGGAAAATGCCCATTGACTCCTTTAGAG GTTGGATTGATGCTTAGAGGAATGGGATTTGATAATAATACATATATCTTTTTGGCTTCTGGAAAGATATACAATTCTGAGAAAACAATGGCTCCTTTACTGGAAATGTTTCCCAACTTGCAAACAAAAGAGATGCTGGCATCTGAGGAAGAACTTGTTCCATATAAG AGATTTTCATCCAGGATGGCTGCCATAGACTATACTGTTTGCCTTCATAGCGAGGTATTTTTGACTACTCAAGGTGGGAATTTTCCTCATTTTCTGATGGGCCACAGGAGGTACCTGTACGGCGGACATTCCAAGACAATTCGACCAGACAAGCGAAG ATGGAGAACTTTCAAGCGACAAATGCTGAATATGAGGTCTCATAGTGACACAAAGGGGTTTGAGCTCAAAAGGCCCAATGATTCGATATATACCTTCCCATGCCCTGATTGCATGTGTCGTACAAACAAATCAGAAGCAGCAAGATCATCATCGGCTACGTGA
- the LOC108466086 gene encoding protein ESMERALDA 1-like isoform X1 — MHAKNRVPNSGQSTPSPPASPLRSPRYRPGRKSGRCSPFQPGRTIAHRFSCLLLSVLLRRQRIFLFAPLIYISGMLLYMGTASVDVIPVVKHRPSPGSVYRSPQVYKKLKIYMNADNSSADAISTVWKNSYKGGQWRPCVNKSYEGLPESNGYIYVEANGGLNQQRTSICNAVAVAGYLNATLLIPNFHFHSIWRDPSKFKDIYDEEYFISTLKNDVRVVDKIPEYIMERFDHNLTNVYNFRIKAWSSIRYYRDVVLPKLLEEKVIRISPFANRLSFDAPPAVQRLRCLANYEALRFSSPILSLGETLVARMKERSANSGGKYLSVHLRFEEDMVAFSCCVFDGGELEKEDMKKARERGWKGKFTKPGRVIRPGAIRINGKCPLTPLEVGLMLRGMGFDNNTYIFLASGKIYNSEKTMAPLLEMFPNLQTKEMLASEEELVPYKRFSSRMAAIDYTVCLHSEVFLTTQGGNFPHFLMGHRRYLYGGHSKTIRPDKRRLALLFDNPNIGWRTFKRQMLNMRSHSDTKGFELKRPNDSIYTFPCPDCMCRTNKSEAARSSSAT; from the exons ATGCACGCCAAAAATAGGGTTCCTAATAGCGGCCAAAGCACCCCATCACCACCGGCATCACCACTACGGTCACCGAGGTACCGCCCCGGGAGGAAGTCGGGTAGGTGCAGCCCCTTCCAACCGGGGCGGACCATTGCCCATCGCTTCTCTTGCTTACTTCTCTCTGTTCTTCTTCGTCGACAACGGATTTTCCTCTTTGCTCCTCTCATTTATATCTCCGGGATGCTTCTTTACATGGGCACCGCTTCCGTTGATGTCATTCCTGTTGTTAAACACCGACCCTCACCCGGCTCCGTTTACCGGAGTCCCCAGGTTTACAAGAAacttaaaatttatatgaatGCCGATAATTCCTCTGCTGACGCG ATTTCGACTGTATGGAAAAATTCCTATAAAGGGGGGCAGTGGAGACCTTGTGTAAACAAGTCTTATGAAG GTTTACCTGAATCAAATGGTTACATCTATGTTGAGGCAAATGGGGGCTTAAATCAACAGAGGACGTCG ATCTGCAATGCAGTTGCTGTGGCAGGCTATCTTAATGCAACTCTTCTAATCCCTAATTTCCATTTTCATAGCATATGGCGAGATCCCAG CAAATTCAAAGACATCTATGATGAAGAGTATTTCATCAGTACCTTAAAGAACGATGTACGAGTTGTTGATAAGATTCCTGAGTACATAATGGAACGATTTGACCATAATTTGACCAATGTTTACAACTTCAGAATTAAAGCATGGTCATCCATTAGGTATTACAGGGATGTGGTCCTGCCCAAGCTGCTTGAAGAAAA GGTTATAAGGATTTCTCCTTTTGCAAACCGCTTATCATTTGATGCTCCTCCTGCTGTCCAAAGACTCAGATGCTTGGCAAATTATGAAGCTTTACGGTTTTCAAGTCCAATACTAAGCCTTGGAGAAACTTTGGTTGCTAGAATGAAAGAGCGCAGTGCAAACAGTGGTGGAAAGTATCTTTCTGTTCATCTTCGGTTTGAGGAG GATATGGTAGCTTTCTCTTGTTGTGTATTTGATGGTGGGGAACTAGAAAAGGAAGACATGAAAAAAGCGAGGGAAAGAGGCTGGaaaggaaaatttacaaaacctgGTCGAGTTATACGCCCTGGAGCAATCAGGATTAATGGAAAATGCCCATTGACTCCTTTAGAG GTTGGATTGATGCTTAGAGGAATGGGATTTGATAATAATACATATATCTTTTTGGCTTCTGGAAAGATATACAATTCTGAGAAAACAATGGCTCCTTTACTGGAAATGTTTCCCAACTTGCAAACAAAAGAGATGCTGGCATCTGAGGAAGAACTTGTTCCATATAAG AGATTTTCATCCAGGATGGCTGCCATAGACTATACTGTTTGCCTTCATAGCGAGGTATTTTTGACTACTCAAGGTGGGAATTTTCCTCATTTTCTGATGGGCCACAGGAGGTACCTGTACGGCGGACATTCCAAGACAATTCGACCAGACAAGCGAAGGTTGGCACTGCTATTTGATAACCCTAATATTGG ATGGAGAACTTTCAAGCGACAAATGCTGAATATGAGGTCTCATAGTGACACAAAGGGGTTTGAGCTCAAAAGGCCCAATGATTCGATATATACCTTCCCATGCCCTGATTGCATGTGTCGTACAAACAAATCAGAAGCAGCAAGATCATCATCGGCTACGTGA
- the LOC108466086 gene encoding protein ESMERALDA 1-like isoform X3, translating to MHAKNRVPNSGQSTPSPPASPLRSPRYRPGRKSGRCSPFQPGRTIAHRFSCLLLSVLLRRQRIFLFAPLIYISGMLLYMGTASVDVIPVVKHRPSPGSVYRSPQVYKKLKIYMNADNSSADAISTVWKNSYKGGQWRPCVNKSYEGLPESNGYIYVEANGGLNQQRTSICNAVAVAGYLNATLLIPNFHFHSIWRDPSKFKDIYDEEYFISTLKNDVRVVDKIPEYIMERFDHNLTNVYNFRIKAWSSIRYYRDVVLPKLLEEKVIRISPFANRLSFDAPPAVQRLRCLANYEALRFSSPILSLGETLVARMKERSANSGGKYLSVHLRFEEDMVAFSCCVFDGGELEKEDMKKARERGWKGKFTKPGRVIRPGAIRINGKCPLTPLEIYNSEKTMAPLLEMFPNLQTKEMLASEEELVPYKRFSSRMAAIDYTVCLHSEVFLTTQGGNFPHFLMGHRRYLYGGHSKTIRPDKRRLALLFDNPNIGWRTFKRQMLNMRSHSDTKGFELKRPNDSIYTFPCPDCMCRTNKSEAARSSSAT from the exons ATGCACGCCAAAAATAGGGTTCCTAATAGCGGCCAAAGCACCCCATCACCACCGGCATCACCACTACGGTCACCGAGGTACCGCCCCGGGAGGAAGTCGGGTAGGTGCAGCCCCTTCCAACCGGGGCGGACCATTGCCCATCGCTTCTCTTGCTTACTTCTCTCTGTTCTTCTTCGTCGACAACGGATTTTCCTCTTTGCTCCTCTCATTTATATCTCCGGGATGCTTCTTTACATGGGCACCGCTTCCGTTGATGTCATTCCTGTTGTTAAACACCGACCCTCACCCGGCTCCGTTTACCGGAGTCCCCAGGTTTACAAGAAacttaaaatttatatgaatGCCGATAATTCCTCTGCTGACGCG ATTTCGACTGTATGGAAAAATTCCTATAAAGGGGGGCAGTGGAGACCTTGTGTAAACAAGTCTTATGAAG GTTTACCTGAATCAAATGGTTACATCTATGTTGAGGCAAATGGGGGCTTAAATCAACAGAGGACGTCG ATCTGCAATGCAGTTGCTGTGGCAGGCTATCTTAATGCAACTCTTCTAATCCCTAATTTCCATTTTCATAGCATATGGCGAGATCCCAG CAAATTCAAAGACATCTATGATGAAGAGTATTTCATCAGTACCTTAAAGAACGATGTACGAGTTGTTGATAAGATTCCTGAGTACATAATGGAACGATTTGACCATAATTTGACCAATGTTTACAACTTCAGAATTAAAGCATGGTCATCCATTAGGTATTACAGGGATGTGGTCCTGCCCAAGCTGCTTGAAGAAAA GGTTATAAGGATTTCTCCTTTTGCAAACCGCTTATCATTTGATGCTCCTCCTGCTGTCCAAAGACTCAGATGCTTGGCAAATTATGAAGCTTTACGGTTTTCAAGTCCAATACTAAGCCTTGGAGAAACTTTGGTTGCTAGAATGAAAGAGCGCAGTGCAAACAGTGGTGGAAAGTATCTTTCTGTTCATCTTCGGTTTGAGGAG GATATGGTAGCTTTCTCTTGTTGTGTATTTGATGGTGGGGAACTAGAAAAGGAAGACATGAAAAAAGCGAGGGAAAGAGGCTGGaaaggaaaatttacaaaacctgGTCGAGTTATACGCCCTGGAGCAATCAGGATTAATGGAAAATGCCCATTGACTCCTTTAGAG ATATACAATTCTGAGAAAACAATGGCTCCTTTACTGGAAATGTTTCCCAACTTGCAAACAAAAGAGATGCTGGCATCTGAGGAAGAACTTGTTCCATATAAG AGATTTTCATCCAGGATGGCTGCCATAGACTATACTGTTTGCCTTCATAGCGAGGTATTTTTGACTACTCAAGGTGGGAATTTTCCTCATTTTCTGATGGGCCACAGGAGGTACCTGTACGGCGGACATTCCAAGACAATTCGACCAGACAAGCGAAGGTTGGCACTGCTATTTGATAACCCTAATATTGG ATGGAGAACTTTCAAGCGACAAATGCTGAATATGAGGTCTCATAGTGACACAAAGGGGTTTGAGCTCAAAAGGCCCAATGATTCGATATATACCTTCCCATGCCCTGATTGCATGTGTCGTACAAACAAATCAGAAGCAGCAAGATCATCATCGGCTACGTGA